The sequence below is a genomic window from Candidatus Acidiferrales bacterium.
AAGAATTCCATTGCGCGCGGCAATCAAACTCGATAATTCTTTATACCTCGCGCCCGTAGCTCAGCTGGATAGAGCATCTGCCTTCGAAGCAGAGGGTCGGGAGTTCGAATCTCTCCGGGCGCGCCACTTTATCGCGCACCATGTTGGCACTCTTTCGCGATTTTTTCTCGTTTCGCTTTTTATCTAGGGTAATCAAATAGGTCTTCCCTTCAGGGCCACAGGAAACGACGCCGCCACTCGTTCGGCCTCCGCTGACGTTCACGAGCATTCGACTTTGGGCAAATGCATGGCAGGCCCAGGATTATAACTGCCGCATTTTAAACACGTACGCTAAGTTCGACTTTACGTAATTACGAATCATTGACATAGCCAAGTGGGGATGTTATAGGAATGAAGCTCCCTTACAGAGAATTACGGTGACCCAGCTCAGGCCTAGAACAACCGTTCCTCGGCATATGCGTACCTTCAGCCAGACCTCATTGCTCTGCGCAAGAGGCGCTTTTCTGCTCTTTTCGCGTGGGGCCCCCCACGCCGACCACAACGGTGCTCTCTGTACCAGCTGTGAAAATACCTCAGGCTTCCACCCTGCCGCTTACAGCCACGATCAGTCCGGGAAAAACTGCCACGGGACTTGTAACTTTCACGTTGGGATATGACCACTTTGCACAGGTGCCCGTAGCTGGTGAGGTGGCGCAGACGGGTGTGCAGACAGATGAAATTGGTACATATGTCCTCAGTACACAGTACAGCGGCGACGTGAATGACCTGGCCTCTCAGAGCGGGAACCTAAGCGTCGCTTTCACTGGAACAACCCAGCAGCAAATCGTGGCGCAAACCGGCACGCTTGCCCACTCGATTACCGTGAATGTCACGGTCCAATAGGCGCCCGGGACCGGCGTTTTAACGGACAAAGACATCTTGCATAACTTACAATAATCTCAAGCCGCCGACGTGTAATCGAGAGCTCACGAGTGTGGCGCTTCAGTGATTGCCGCGAACGCCATTCGCACCGCTGAGTTGCGCGTCAGCGGCTTGCCGCATCGTGCTTGCGGGCGGAAGGAGTCAGTTTTTTGATGAGAAATTCCTGGAGGAGATTATCCGCGGCTGTTAGGGCAATACCGACGCCTGTGACTTCAAATGTCAATGCAACGCCATTTTGACTCTGGGGCGGGTAGTAGAGATTTGAAAGGCCGCCGGACGCGAGGTTCCCCAGAACGCCCGAATAATTCGGCTGCCAATGCCCATTGTCGCCTTTGCAGATGACCGCGTTGGCGATGGCATATAGAATCCGCGAGCGCTTGCTGCCTGTTCCCTTATAGAAATAACGCGGATCCTGCTTGAGAATCGCGGGAAATATAACGCTTCCGAAAAGCGTACCGGTGGCGAAGTCAGCATAGGAAGCGCCGTAGCGTTTGCCATAGCCTTGCGCGCCTTGGCCGTACCCGGGAAACTGATCATCCGATTGTTGAATTCCGGCGATAGCTCCAATGAGGACGAACGTGACCGGATCTACGGCGTCTTTCCAGGAAAGCTCGGCCTTCTGTTTAGCATCCAGCGGAGCCGCATTAGGAATATAACTGACATAAAAATTCGGAATCACTTTGAGGACGCGCTGCTGTTCTTCCACTTTAATTTGACGTTCGGCGACTACGTTCGTTGGCTCCACATGTATGACCGTCGTGACTGTTGCGAGCGTCACTATGATGGGCGGCACCATGAAATTCTGCCCCGAAATCATCGTCCCGGAGTATGTTTCCGTAGCGTAGGCTGGCGCTTCAATGCTCAAATGGAATGGCCCGGGAGCAACGTTAAAAAAAACGAACCCCCCGTCATCGCCCGACTGGACGACTTGTTTGGGCGATTGATCATCTCGCGTGAGCGTCACTTGAGCGCCGGAGATGACGTTTCCATCCTTGTCGGTCACCCTACCACTGATGTTAGTCGGCTCTGGTTGACTGGTTTGCTGCTGCCCGAAGGCGGTCGGCACAAACGAGCACAGAACCGCGGCAATAGCAACGAAAGCAATCCCAAGCACAAGCCGGCTGACAGCGCTCATTTTATTCACTATGCCAAAACTCTCTCGCCATATCGAGCGAACGATCCAGCGTCCTCACAGTAATAGTTACGGCCGTTTTGATTCGCGAAATCGAACAATGGTTTTGTCGATTGCGTTTCGCTATGCCTACCGGCTGTGGATTATGCGCAATTACTCCCGTGAACATGCCGGCTCCTATTTGAGCCTCATCTCCGCCGACCGGTGTATACTCCCGGACATCTGACAATGTTGCGAGAACATCATTATTTTTAAATCTTTAGGCGAAATTTTTTGTGGAGGACACCGTCATGAATGCCAAGAAAGCCCTGGGTGCAATCGTTGTAGCTTATCTCGTGCGCATCGGTCTGCAGTATTTTGTCTATAGCGTTCTCATGAGGCCAGAATTTGCGGCCAGTGCCGACGTTTGGCGCTCCCAGGACGACCTCATGCACCGCATGTGGATCATGCTGCTGGCCCAGTTTATTTTCACCGTCGGAGCGGTGCTCATCTATCAGCGTGGAATCGAGAAGAAGCCTTGGCTCGGCCAGGGAATTCGCTTCGGCATACTGCTTTCGTTCGTGAGTGCTTTTCCCTTCGCGATGTCACAGTATGTGGCCGTACCGATACATCACCGCGTCGCTCTGCACGAAATCATCGCTGAGACATGCATTTCAATTCTCATGGGACTGGTTATCGCCGCGATCTGCAAGAAAGAAACCAGCACAAACTAGCTTCCAGATTCGTGCGATATTCATTGGTTCAAGCAAGCAGTGAAGTGATCTTTTTCGACGACGAAAAGCCGCCGTCAACATAACCGAAAGGTCCGCAGATAACCAACTTCCCGGCACGCTACATTCCTGCCACAGTTCCACAATAGAATGCATCCTTACATATCGTATAGAATCGTCTTGTACTGACGCTTCTAGACGCATTAATATGCGCACTCCGTTTGCGGATGGATTGGAGATGTGATTATGCGTAGGGGCATCTTGGGCTTGGGTATTGTTTTTGCATTTGTTTGTTGGGGGCCGCGCGGTTTCGCACAAACAGGCGCACAAATCTCTGGAATGGTAATCGACCAAACCGGGGCTGTGGTTGCACATGCGGCTGTGACGGCGACAAATTTGGAAACTGGCGAAGTTCGCACGGCAGAGACGGACAGCACCGGCAGGTTTCAGTTATCGGCCCTGCCGGTCGGCGTGTATGAAGTCCAGTCTTCCAAGGCTGGATTCGAAAGAGAAATTCGAAAGGAAATTCACCTTGTTGTGGGACAAGA
It includes:
- a CDS encoding Ig-like domain repeat protein, with the protein product MKIPQASTLPLTATISPGKTATGLVTFTLGYDHFAQVPVAGEVAQTGVQTDEIGTYVLSTQYSGDVNDLASQSGNLSVAFTGTTQQQIVAQTGTLAHSITVNVTVQ
- a CDS encoding carboxypeptidase-like regulatory domain-containing protein, producing MSAVSRLVLGIAFVAIAAVLCSFVPTAFGQQQTSQPEPTNISGRVTDKDGNVISGAQVTLTRDDQSPKQVVQSGDDGGFVFFNVAPGPFHLSIEAPAYATETYSGTMISGQNFMVPPIIVTLATVTTVIHVEPTNVVAERQIKVEEQQRVLKVIPNFYVSYIPNAAPLDAKQKAELSWKDAVDPVTFVLIGAIAGIQQSDDQFPGYGQGAQGYGKRYGASYADFATGTLFGSVIFPAILKQDPRYFYKGTGSKRSRILYAIANAVICKGDNGHWQPNYSGVLGNLASGGLSNLYYPPQSQNGVALTFEVTGVGIALTAADNLLQEFLIKKLTPSARKHDAASR